The region GGTCCGGGGCATTTGCTGGTGCAGCACTGGATACGCTCGACGTTGAGCCTATCAATGAGACGGCCTGCGCGCTCTTTTCCGGCATCGAAAATCTGATCCTCACGCCACACATTGCCGGCGTGACACAAGAATCCAATCGTCGGATCGCCGAGGTTGCAGTTGCCAATGTGAGGCGCGTTCTGAAGGCGCCTAGATAGATCGCTTCGTTGACCCAGGACATCCAGCGCGTTGCCTGGTCGATATGCGGGAATGACCTTTCCGTTCTGACAAGAGCGAGAACATAGACCCAAGGAGACTGAAATATGGCCAGTCAAGATCTACCTAAGCCCGACTATGCCAAGAACATGAAACTGATCGGCTATTCAGATCAGGGAGGTCGCCCAGACGGCGTTCAGTTGATGGTCAACAAGGGCTTTGCCATCACCGGCCACATGTTCTCCAAGGGCTTTAGCGTTATCGATGTTCGCGATCCTCGGAATCCGAAGCCGGTCAATTATGTGCCGGCGCCAAAGAATACCTGGAACATTCATCTCCAGACCCACGGTGACCTGCTGCTTGTGATCAACGCAAAGGACATGTTTGCCTCGGTCGAGTTCCAGGATGAAAAGCAGTACTATAAGGGTGCTTTGGGCAAAAAGGTGGGCACGGCGGATGCCTCTTCGGCACCGCCACGTGACTGGACGGCCGGTCTCGCTGTCTATGATATTTCCAACCCTGCAGAGCCGCGGAAGATCTCCTTCATGCCGGTTGAGGGTGGCGGTATTCACCGCCTTTGGTATGTCGGTGGACGCTGGGCCTATGCTTCCGTTCTGCTCGATGGCTTCACTGACTACATCTTCATGACGATCGACATGGCCGATCCAAGCAATCCAAAGGAAGCCGGGCGCTACTGGCTTCCTGGCATGCATGCCGCCGGTGGTGAAACGCTGTCTGATGCATCCCAGCGCGGTGGATTGCATCATCCAATTGTCCATGGTGATACAGCTTATTGTGCCTGGCGCGATGCGGGGCTGGTGGTTCTCGACATTGCGGATCGATCCGCCCCCAGCCTCATCACCCACAGGAACTGGTCTCCACCCTATGGTGGGGGAACACATAACGCCTTGCCGCTGCCAGATCGCGATCTGTTGGTGGTCGCGGATGAAGCGGTGCTGGACAACTGCGAAGACGGAATCAAGTACATCTGGATGTTTGACATCCGGGACAAGTCGAACCCGGTCAGCATCTCAACTTTCCCGACGCCTGATGAAACTGATTATGTCGCCAAGGGAGCTCATTTCGGTCCGCATAATATCTATGAGAACCGCCCCGATGGGATGATCAGTTCCGACACGATCTTCTCGACCTACCAGAATGCTGGAATCCGGGTTACCGACATCAGCAATGCTTATCGGCCTGAAGAGGTTGCTGCGTTTGTTCCACCAGCTCCCAATCGCTTGATGGATAAGCGTCCGAACAGGCCGCAGGTCATTCAATCATGTGATGTTTGGGTTTCCGCTGAAGGTCTCGTTTACAGCAATGACTACAACGGCGGGCTCTACATCCTGGAATACAATAACTGACTATTCATTAGCGCAGGTGACCAAAAGACATTTGAGTTCGAAAAAGATACAGGGAGCGAAGAAATGACTGTCTGCGTCATTGGGTTGGGCATCATGGGTGGCGCTTATGCACGAAACCTGCTGGAGGCAGGTCAAGCTGTTATCGGCGTTGATCCGCTTGAGGCTGCGCGACATTCTGTACCGGGCGCGCAGACTCACGCCGAACTTGGTGCGTGGATTGCCTCCTGTGATCTGATCGTCCTGTCACTGGTCTCTCCGGTAGTTCTGGAAAACGTCGCTGACGCGCTTTGCGCGTTCGTCAAACCCGGGCAGATCATTGTCGAAACAGGGACGTTTGCGCTTGCAGACAAGCAAAAGGCGCAGGACATTCTGGCGCGCGTAGGCGCCGTGTTGCTGGATTGCCCTGTAAGTGGAACGGGGACCCAGGCGGCATCAGGTGATTTGGTCATGATGGTGTCGGGGCCCACGAAAGAAGTCGCTACAGCGCGTCCACTCTTGGAGAAATTCACGAGGCTGATCATTGAAGCCGGTGAGTTCGGCAATGGTAGCAAACTGAAATTCGTCGCCAATCACGCAGTTGCACTTCACAATGTGGCTGCTGCCGAAACGCTAAATTACGCTGACCGCTTGAACCTAGACCGGGACACGGTTTTTGAAATGTTGAGTCGCGGCGCTGGTCAATCGCGCATGTCAGATTTGCGTATGCCGCTTATGATGTCGGGTGGCTACGAACCACCAAGCGCCAATATGAAAATGTTTGAGAAAGACCTGTCTGTCATTGGCGATGATATTGCCGAGAAAGGCGTACAAGCGCCGTTGTTCGATGCTGCTCGGGCACTCTATGAAACGGCCTTCGAAGCATTGCCGCCAACAGTTGATACCGCTGCAGTGTTTGAGGTCTACCGAAAGGACCTGGGCCGCTAGCAGCTGGATCGGTCGTTGGTCACACT is a window of Labrenzia sp. CE80 DNA encoding:
- a CDS encoding NAD(P)-dependent oxidoreductase; amino-acid sequence: MTVCVIGLGIMGGAYARNLLEAGQAVIGVDPLEAARHSVPGAQTHAELGAWIASCDLIVLSLVSPVVLENVADALCAFVKPGQIIVETGTFALADKQKAQDILARVGAVLLDCPVSGTGTQAASGDLVMMVSGPTKEVATARPLLEKFTRLIIEAGEFGNGSKLKFVANHAVALHNVAAAETLNYADRLNLDRDTVFEMLSRGAGQSRMSDLRMPLMMSGGYEPPSANMKMFEKDLSVIGDDIAEKGVQAPLFDAARALYETAFEALPPTVDTAAVFEVYRKDLGR